Below is a genomic region from Terriglobia bacterium.
TTGCACTCTGGAAGCGTCTCGTCGATGGCGATCTGGTCACGCCGGACACATGGGAGGTCGCACTCTCGGGCGGCGGCGACAAGCGCGAGACGTGGGAGCGCCTGCTTGCCGAGCGCAAGCTCGGCGCGCTCGCACTGCTCCGCAACCTGCGCAACATGCACGCTGCGGGCGTGAACGAGGAGCTCGTGCTCGACGCGATCCGCACGATGAAGACCGACCGCGTGCTGCCGTTCCGCTTCATCGCCGCTGCGCGTTATGCGCCGCAGTGGGAGGACACGCTCGAGAAGAAGATGTTCTCCTCGGTTGAGAACGTCGGAAAGCTGGCGGGCAAGACCGTGCTGCTCGTAGACGTATCCGGCAGCATGGACGCTTCGCTCTCGGCTCGTTCGGAGATGCAGCGCACGGACGCCGCCTTCGGGCTGGCGATCCTGCTGCGCGAAATCTGCGAGGACGTAGCGGTCTACAGCTTCTCGAACGTGACGAAGCGGGTGCCGTCGCGTCGTGGCTTCGCACTGCGCGACGCCATCAACACGAGCCAGGCGCACCAGGGCACGTACCTGGGGCAGGCCGTTCGCGATGTCGATGACAAATACGATCGTCTCATCGTCATCACCGACGAGCAGACTCACGATTCTGTGCCCGTACCGAATGGTCGCGGGTACGTGATCAACGTGGCCAGCTACAAGAACGGTGTCGGCTACGGCAAGTGGACGCACATCGACGGCTGGAGCGAGTCGGTCGTTGAGTACATCCGCGCACTCGAAACAATTAACTGAGGTGCCCCACGTCTGCCGCTTTTGGCAGACGTGGTTCTTTTCTTAATTTTCCAGCTCTGGTTCCTGAATTAGTCGGACAATAGAAAATATGAGGCTGCATGTCGAGTGCTACTCCGCGCGCAAGGAGGGTGAACGCCCCGTCCGCTTCCGCATGGGCGAGCACGAGTACCTCGTCGAAGAAGTGGTCGACCAGTGGTACGGTCCCGAGCACCTCTTCTTTAAAGTCCAGGCGAACGATGGCAATCTCTACATCCTCCGCCGCCAGACGACCATTCCGGACGGCTCATGGGATCTCATCTCCTTCCGTCACACCGCCTGACAACCGCTCCTTAAATCTGGACTGCACTCCACGTCTCCCGCATCTCACTCAAGAACTCCCACGGCATGGGGGTCGCTGTCATTAACTATCGGGCGGGCGTGGTCGCAGTCGTGCCATTCGACGGGAGAGGGCGGGGCGGGTACGTTTTCATCGAGAGATCGAAGAACTATAGGAAAAATGGCCAATTCTGGGCCATAATTCAGATATTATTTACATCGCCAAACGGGAGA
It encodes:
- a CDS encoding TROVE domain-containing protein is translated as ALWKRLVDGDLVTPDTWEVALSGGGDKRETWERLLAERKLGALALLRNLRNMHAAGVNEELVLDAIRTMKTDRVLPFRFIAAARYAPQWEDTLEKKMFSSVENVGKLAGKTVLLVDVSGSMDASLSARSEMQRTDAAFGLAILLREICEDVAVYSFSNVTKRVPSRRGFALRDAINTSQAHQGTYLGQAVRDVDDKYDRLIVITDEQTHDSVPVPNGRGYVINVASYKNGVGYGKWTHIDGWSESVVEYIRALETIN